The following proteins are encoded in a genomic region of Macrobrachium nipponense isolate FS-2020 chromosome 44, ASM1510439v2, whole genome shotgun sequence:
- the LOC135204209 gene encoding uncharacterized protein LOC135204209 isoform X2, with protein sequence MWMMIQLCLSLLWLTHCNAAHLKEVCVHHCVVSDVVLESEALGQLPEDLRHHLTLALGKHRKLCSGAIGEEVLVGGEGAGGEDSPLSVSSTDPLIDDQISLIPGFQ encoded by the exons ATGTGGATGATGATTCAGTTGTGCCTCTCCTTACTGTGGCTCACTCACTGCAATGCTGCTCATTTGAAG GAAGTTTGTGTCCACCATTGTGTTGTAAGTGATGTTGTTCTTGAAAGTGAGGCCCTAGGACAGCTTCCAGAAGATTTACGTCATCACCTTACTCTTGCCTTAGGGAAGCACAG AAAATTATGCTCAGGGGCTATTGGAGAAGAAGTGCTTGTTGGAGGGGAGGGTGCTGGGGGAGAGGATAGTCCCTTGTCTGTTTCCTCAACTGACCCACTAATTGATGACCAAATTAGCTTGATTCCTGGATTCCAG